A stretch of Noviherbaspirillum cavernae DNA encodes these proteins:
- a CDS encoding cytidylate kinase family protein yields the protein MPVIAMTQEMGSLAKDVALKLASALDIEVMRNEVVDHVSAKMALPKSAVRRLREGKAGFLERLKTDRKIMALYTAEEVFELANRGNVVLRGWGATCLLRPVPHVPCVRITSSFEKRVEWLMSSLETEDRDFAASEIRRSDEAHASRMHQQFGVSWGDPVLYDMVLNTDRVSVDSCVEQIILLSRRPEFQETEESRAVLANMTLEARIHAAIKDNAATRDTHITVEARNGEVALLGIVLDAQERARTEQVVTEVPGVAGVDNQLRLMTSQKQFMSAKHHIPRDA from the coding sequence ATGCCAGTGATCGCAATGACCCAGGAAATGGGATCTCTCGCCAAGGACGTGGCCTTGAAGCTTGCATCGGCGCTCGATATCGAAGTGATGCGCAACGAAGTGGTGGACCATGTATCGGCAAAGATGGCCTTGCCCAAGAGTGCGGTTCGTCGCTTGCGCGAAGGCAAGGCGGGATTCCTCGAACGCCTCAAGACCGACCGGAAAATCATGGCCCTGTACACGGCGGAGGAAGTGTTCGAACTGGCAAACAGAGGGAACGTCGTGTTGCGCGGCTGGGGAGCGACATGTCTGTTACGTCCGGTGCCGCACGTCCCCTGCGTCCGGATCACCAGTTCCTTTGAGAAGCGGGTCGAATGGCTGATGAGCAGCCTGGAGACCGAGGATAGGGACTTCGCGGCATCCGAAATCCGGCGCAGCGATGAAGCGCATGCGTCGCGCATGCATCAGCAGTTTGGCGTCAGCTGGGGCGACCCGGTCCTGTACGACATGGTGCTCAACACGGACCGCGTATCGGTGGACAGTTGCGTGGAACAAATCATCCTGCTGTCGCGCCGGCCCGAGTTTCAGGAAACGGAAGAGTCGCGCGCAGTGCTGGCCAACATGACGCTGGAAGCGCGCATTCATGCTGCCATCAAGGACAATGCCGCAACGCGCGACACGCACATCACCGTCGAAGCCCGCAACGGCGAGGTCGCCTTGCTTGGCATCGTGCTCGATGCGCAGGAGCGTGCCCGAACGGAACAGGTGGTGACCGAGGTTCCCGGAGTGGCCGGTGTCGATAATCAGTTGCGGCTGATGACAAGTCAAAAACAATTCATGTCGGCCAAACACCACATCCCGCGCGACGCGTGA
- a CDS encoding LysR family transcriptional regulator, with protein MKNATLRQLKVFETVARHLSFSRAADEMHLTQPAISTQISTLEGHVGLPLFEQLGKKIYLTPAGKELLHYARSIIQQFQDAEAAMTQFKGISGGKLNVAVISAGDYFFPRLLVEFARRNAGVTLNLSVHNREELLGQLADNLTDLAVMVRPPPDMDTVNESFAPHPYVIVAAPDHPLAKKRRIPLSVIVREPFVVREKGSDTWNSMTEGLGKHLADLNIAMEIKSTETIKQAVIAGMGISFLSAHTINLELQAGSLVVLDVQGLPLMLNWYLVHRKNKRLPPVALAFKDFLKSDGAALIAQMIRFDPGRATRSEKAAKPLRPRLRDSST; from the coding sequence ATGAAAAATGCCACGCTGCGCCAGTTGAAGGTATTTGAAACCGTCGCCAGGCACTTGAGCTTTTCGCGTGCCGCGGACGAAATGCATCTCACCCAGCCGGCGATATCGACGCAGATCAGCACGCTCGAAGGACACGTCGGCTTGCCCTTGTTCGAACAACTCGGCAAGAAGATTTATCTGACGCCGGCGGGGAAGGAACTGCTCCATTACGCCCGCTCCATCATCCAGCAGTTCCAGGATGCGGAGGCGGCGATGACCCAGTTCAAGGGCATCTCGGGCGGCAAGCTGAACGTGGCCGTCATCAGCGCCGGCGACTATTTTTTTCCGCGGCTGCTGGTTGAATTCGCCCGCCGCAATGCCGGCGTTACGCTCAACCTGAGCGTCCATAATCGTGAGGAATTGCTGGGGCAGCTCGCGGACAACCTGACCGATCTGGCGGTCATGGTGCGTCCGCCGCCGGACATGGATACCGTGAACGAATCCTTCGCGCCGCACCCCTACGTCATCGTCGCCGCGCCGGATCATCCGCTGGCGAAGAAAAGGCGTATCCCGCTGAGCGTCATCGTGCGCGAACCGTTTGTCGTTCGCGAAAAGGGATCGGATACCTGGAATTCGATGACCGAAGGCCTCGGCAAACATCTCGCCGACCTCAACATCGCGATGGAAATCAAGAGCACCGAAACCATCAAGCAGGCCGTGATCGCGGGCATGGGCATCAGCTTCCTGTCGGCGCATACCATCAATCTCGAACTGCAGGCGGGCAGTCTGGTCGTCCTCGACGTTCAGGGCTTGCCCCTGATGCTGAACTGGTACCTGGTGCATCGCAAGAACAAGCGCCTGCCGCCGGTGGCGCTTGCCTTCAAGGATTTTCTCAAGAGCGATGGCGCGGCACTGATTGCGCAAATGATCCGGTTTGATCCCGGACGTGCAACGCGCTCGGAGAAAGCCGCCAAACCCTTGCGCCCTCGGTTGAGGGATTCATCGACATGA
- a CDS encoding serine hydrolase domain-containing protein, with translation MKKMMFALLAVTAAGTVHAQAQPALPDPATTDPTSLQLMQGFPPPANRTIRFADGTYYQFPKTRWSFSHIRELVPTANVWRGTGPASPLPAAPMALDTLSFLDDKGQPTTWAEMLNRTYTDSIIVLHRGKVVYEKYTGAAQPYLPHSAFSITKSFVGTLAAMLVAEGALDPSALVSKYVPELKDSAYGDATVRQVMDMTIGVRYSENYADPKAEVWDYGRAGGMAPVPPGYNGPKTFYEFLVNLKKEGEHGAGFAYKTSNAEVLAWIVKRASGKSVATLMSERIWQKIGAENDGYFQVDSVGTESGGGGASLPLRDMARFGEMIRLDGKFNGQQIVPKAVVDDIRKGADPADFAKAGYPNVPGYGKGYSYRNMWWVSHNAHGTFDARGIHGQRIYIDPKAELVIAKFSSHPLAGNMANIPLTDRGFMALAEQLMK, from the coding sequence ATGAAGAAAATGATGTTCGCACTATTGGCCGTCACCGCCGCTGGCACCGTCCATGCGCAGGCGCAGCCCGCCTTGCCTGACCCGGCAACAACCGACCCGACGAGTCTGCAACTGATGCAAGGCTTTCCCCCTCCGGCCAACAGGACGATCCGCTTTGCCGACGGCACCTACTACCAGTTTCCCAAAACACGCTGGTCGTTTTCCCATATACGCGAACTTGTGCCGACGGCGAATGTCTGGCGCGGGACCGGGCCGGCTTCGCCGTTGCCTGCCGCGCCGATGGCCCTCGATACGCTATCTTTCCTGGATGACAAGGGACAGCCGACGACCTGGGCGGAGATGCTGAACCGGACTTACACGGACAGCATCATCGTGCTGCATCGGGGAAAGGTAGTCTATGAAAAGTACACCGGCGCGGCGCAACCCTATTTGCCGCATTCCGCGTTCTCCATCACCAAGTCCTTCGTCGGGACATTGGCGGCGATGCTGGTGGCGGAAGGCGCGCTCGACCCGTCGGCTCTCGTTTCCAAATATGTGCCGGAACTGAAGGACAGCGCCTACGGCGATGCGACCGTGCGGCAGGTGATGGACATGACCATCGGCGTGCGCTATTCGGAAAACTACGCCGATCCCAAGGCGGAGGTCTGGGATTACGGGCGCGCCGGTGGCATGGCGCCCGTACCGCCTGGCTACAACGGGCCGAAGACATTCTATGAATTCCTCGTCAACCTGAAGAAGGAAGGCGAGCATGGCGCAGGCTTCGCCTACAAGACCTCCAATGCGGAAGTGCTGGCATGGATCGTCAAGCGTGCCTCCGGCAAATCCGTGGCGACCCTGATGTCCGAAAGAATCTGGCAGAAGATCGGCGCGGAAAACGACGGCTATTTCCAGGTCGATTCGGTCGGCACCGAGTCGGGCGGCGGTGGCGCCAGCCTGCCCCTGCGCGACATGGCGCGCTTCGGCGAGATGATCCGGCTGGACGGCAAGTTCAACGGCCAGCAGATCGTACCCAAGGCTGTCGTGGACGACATCCGCAAGGGGGCCGATCCCGCCGATTTTGCCAAGGCCGGCTATCCGAACGTGCCGGGCTACGGCAAGGGATACTCCTACCGCAACATGTGGTGGGTCTCGCATAACGCGCACGGCACATTCGACGCACGCGGCATCCACGGCCAGCGGATCTACATCGACCCGAAGGCGGAACTGGTGATCGCGAAGTTCTCCTCGCATCCGCTGGCCGGCAACATGGCCAACATCCCGCTGACGGATCGGGGATTCATGGCATTGGCTGAGCAGTTGATGAAATAG
- a CDS encoding MgtC/SapB family protein, giving the protein MDMEYLTITLNLLGAVAAGGIIGLERSYHGRPAGFRTHTLVCLASSLLMLVTLYQWKWLPGAPLDTIRTDPTRMAQGIMTGIGFLGAGVIFKEGFTVRGLTTAASIWITAAIGILVGIGFYMPAILATILTLGTLSVFRRIESWMPSHFYAHHDIRFDRNDAMTEQEVRQILSEHGFTIANMSYRITDDGASFEYRMILQTTNARNTATLAAYLRNLKQVRTFHISPTGD; this is encoded by the coding sequence ATGGACATGGAATATCTGACCATCACCCTCAATCTGCTGGGCGCAGTGGCGGCCGGCGGCATCATCGGTCTGGAGCGCAGCTATCACGGCCGCCCTGCAGGGTTTCGCACCCACACCCTGGTCTGCCTGGCGTCAAGCCTCCTGATGCTGGTGACGCTGTATCAATGGAAATGGCTGCCCGGCGCGCCGCTCGACACCATCCGTACCGACCCGACCCGGATGGCGCAAGGCATCATGACCGGCATCGGCTTCCTCGGCGCGGGCGTCATCTTCAAGGAAGGTTTCACGGTACGCGGTCTGACCACCGCCGCGTCGATCTGGATAACGGCGGCGATCGGCATTCTGGTCGGCATCGGTTTCTACATGCCCGCCATACTTGCGACCATCCTGACACTGGGTACGTTGTCGGTGTTTCGGCGCATTGAATCATGGATGCCCTCCCACTTCTATGCGCATCACGATATTCGTTTCGACCGGAACGATGCCATGACGGAACAGGAGGTGAGGCAGATCCTGAGCGAGCACGGATTCACGATTGCGAACATGAGTTATCGCATCACCGACGACGGCGCCTCTTTTGAATATCGCATGATTCTCCAGACCACCAACGCCAGGAACACGGCGACATTGGCCGCATACCTGCGCAACCTGAAGCAGGTGCGCACGTTTCATATTTCACCGACAGGTGATTGA
- a CDS encoding DUF748 domain-containing protein — translation MNTPQPKRLTAVPSKSAVLRGFIWIGVILLFLLVFAWLALPAIVKHQAEQRVTEKFHRQLTIGKIEFNPLKLVMTVRDLKLMEPQGNAVFASFDALTLDLSSESLIRFAPVVKEVRLVKPYVHLVRIEANRYSIDDIIEQITSQPPSEKPARYSLNNIQLEDGSIEFEDKPAKTTHRVTELRLGVPFISSLPIHVHVFVEPLLSAKVNDTPLLVKGKARPFADHKEAIVELKLDDLDITHYLGYLPYQPNFRVPSARLHANLTASFQQPKDQSPTVVVSGDAAMKSVQITERGGKPVITVPELEVKLDDMDVFGGRFDIARVAIKGLTADMSRDRTGQLNLLRLLPPERPVASAVKGAATAAAAQVALQELDIRDASLRYAEDTADRSLRAGVEKFNLAARKLTLDAGKKKITVGEVTSDSANFQLRNNKLQTQAAAAAPSPASNTASNPKSAAKGAAGNKAASPYAVNVARIDVKNWSARLEDHDHEEPALAVIAPLSLSVQDFSTAPAARSRVDLKATLNKSGQLALNGDVGLAPLHTDLAVEMKNVDLLPLQPYVTEKVNLRLTQGNASGKGRLQLDAAADGALKGGFKGDASLANVASVDKASKNDFLRWKSLAFSAMDIKLEPLSLTVDRIALSDFFARIIIDATGRINVQDIARSSAGGKRSLTEVADRPAAAPSPADPAAPARPAIVAKATTAAQTAVQQAAQKLPPIRINKIALQGGRVRFTDNFIRPNYTANMRDLGGTVTGLSSDTATTANVDLRGEVNRAPLAIAGRINPLKRDLFLDVKATVRGMELATLSTYADKYVGYGIEKGKLSFEVAYMIDNRELKANNRLILEQLTFGKESTNPQATRLPVRLAVALLTDRNGVIDVNMPIDGSIDDPQFSIGGIILKVIGNIIVKAVTAPFTLLGSMFGGSGGEEMATLEFEPGRATIPAAGEDKLKSIAKALNERPALKLDITGHADAAVDIDGLKQTSIERKVRSLKIKDMQARGETVQPGSVVVKPEEYAALLTRVYKDESFTKPRNVIGMQKSVPVEEMEKLMIANTAINENDLIALGDRRAQAVKDWLLKAGHVAPERVFVSATKSAAVEAREHDKSKDKGASPLHGVNFALK, via the coding sequence ATGAATACCCCGCAACCGAAGCGCCTGACGGCCGTGCCATCCAAGTCCGCGGTCCTGCGCGGCTTCATCTGGATCGGCGTCATCCTGCTGTTCCTCCTTGTGTTCGCCTGGCTGGCGCTGCCGGCCATCGTCAAGCACCAGGCGGAACAGCGCGTCACCGAAAAATTCCACCGTCAGCTCACCATCGGCAAGATCGAGTTCAATCCCCTCAAGTTGGTGATGACGGTGCGCGACCTCAAGCTGATGGAGCCGCAAGGCAATGCCGTGTTCGCCAGTTTCGATGCCTTGACGCTCGATCTGTCGTCAGAGTCGCTGATACGCTTCGCGCCGGTGGTGAAGGAAGTCCGCCTGGTCAAGCCCTACGTGCATCTGGTGCGTATCGAAGCCAATCGCTACAGCATCGACGACATCATCGAGCAGATCACCAGCCAGCCGCCCTCCGAGAAACCGGCGCGCTATTCACTCAACAACATCCAGCTGGAAGACGGCAGCATAGAGTTCGAGGACAAGCCGGCCAAAACGACGCATCGCGTGACCGAGCTCCGGCTTGGTGTGCCGTTCATCTCATCGCTGCCGATCCATGTGCACGTATTCGTGGAGCCGCTGCTGAGTGCGAAGGTCAACGACACGCCGCTGCTGGTCAAGGGCAAGGCACGCCCCTTCGCGGACCACAAGGAGGCCATCGTCGAATTGAAACTGGACGATCTGGATATCACGCACTATCTCGGCTACCTGCCCTACCAGCCGAACTTCCGGGTTCCAAGCGCACGGCTGCACGCGAACCTGACTGCCAGTTTCCAGCAGCCAAAGGATCAATCCCCGACCGTCGTCGTGAGCGGCGACGCGGCCATGAAGTCGGTGCAGATCACCGAGCGCGGCGGCAAGCCGGTGATCACCGTGCCCGAACTTGAGGTGAAGCTCGACGACATGGATGTCTTCGGCGGGCGTTTCGATATCGCCCGCGTCGCCATCAAGGGACTGACGGCCGACATGAGCCGCGACCGCACGGGTCAGCTCAATCTGTTGCGCCTGCTGCCGCCGGAGCGCCCGGTCGCCAGCGCGGTCAAGGGGGCCGCCACGGCCGCCGCCGCGCAGGTCGCATTGCAGGAACTGGATATCCGCGACGCGTCCCTGCGCTATGCCGAAGACACGGCGGATCGTTCGCTGCGCGCCGGAGTGGAAAAATTCAATCTGGCCGCGCGCAAGCTCACGCTCGATGCCGGCAAGAAGAAAATCACTGTGGGCGAAGTGACGTCCGACAGTGCGAACTTCCAGCTGCGCAACAACAAGCTGCAAACACAGGCTGCCGCTGCGGCACCCTCCCCCGCATCGAACACTGCATCGAACCCGAAATCCGCTGCAAAAGGCGCAGCCGGCAACAAGGCGGCCAGCCCGTACGCCGTCAATGTGGCGCGCATCGATGTCAAGAACTGGTCGGCCCGGCTCGAAGACCACGACCACGAGGAACCGGCGCTGGCGGTCATCGCGCCGCTCAGTCTGTCCGTGCAGGATTTCTCCACCGCGCCCGCGGCGCGCAGCCGCGTGGACCTGAAGGCAACGCTCAACAAGAGCGGCCAGCTGGCGCTGAATGGCGACGTCGGCCTCGCACCGCTGCATACCGATCTGGCGGTGGAGATGAAGAACGTGGACCTGCTGCCGCTGCAGCCCTATGTCACGGAGAAGGTCAATCTGCGGCTGACGCAGGGCAATGCCTCCGGCAAGGGCAGGCTGCAGCTGGACGCCGCTGCGGACGGCGCGCTGAAAGGCGGATTCAAGGGCGACGCCAGTCTCGCCAACGTCGCCAGCGTGGACAAGGCCAGCAAGAATGATTTCCTGCGCTGGAAATCGCTCGCCTTCAGCGCAATGGACATCAAGCTCGAACCGCTTTCCCTGACGGTGGATCGCATTGCGCTGTCCGACTTCTTCGCCCGCATCATCATCGACGCCACCGGCCGCATCAACGTGCAGGACATCGCGCGCAGCTCGGCCGGCGGAAAAAGGAGCCTGACCGAAGTCGCCGACAGACCCGCTGCCGCGCCCTCCCCGGCAGACCCGGCAGCGCCTGCGCGGCCGGCGATCGTCGCCAAGGCAACCACGGCAGCCCAGACGGCCGTGCAGCAGGCCGCGCAAAAGCTGCCGCCGATCCGCATCAACAAGATCGCGCTGCAGGGCGGGCGCGTGCGCTTCACCGACAACTTCATCAGACCGAATTACACCGCCAACATGCGCGACCTCGGCGGCACCGTGACGGGACTGTCCTCGGATACCGCCACCACGGCAAACGTGGATTTGCGCGGGGAGGTGAATCGCGCGCCGCTGGCGATCGCGGGCCGCATCAATCCGCTCAAGCGGGACCTGTTCCTTGACGTGAAGGCGACCGTGCGCGGCATGGAGCTTGCCACGCTGTCGACCTATGCGGACAAGTACGTGGGCTACGGCATCGAGAAAGGCAAGCTGTCCTTCGAGGTCGCCTACATGATCGACAATCGCGAGCTGAAGGCCAACAACCGGCTGATCCTGGAGCAGCTCACATTCGGTAAAGAAAGCACCAATCCGCAGGCAACCAGGCTGCCGGTGCGGCTCGCGGTCGCCCTCCTGACCGACCGCAACGGTGTCATCGACGTCAACATGCCGATCGACGGCTCGATCGACGATCCGCAATTCTCCATCGGCGGCATCATCCTCAAGGTGATCGGCAACATCATCGTCAAGGCGGTCACTGCGCCGTTCACCCTGCTGGGTTCGATGTTCGGCGGTAGCGGCGGCGAGGAAATGGCCACGCTGGAGTTCGAGCCGGGCCGCGCCACCATACCGGCGGCCGGCGAAGACAAGCTCAAGTCGATCGCCAAGGCGCTGAACGAACGCCCCGCGCTCAAGCTCGACATCACGGGCCACGCCGACGCTGCCGTCGATATCGATGGCTTGAAGCAGACATCGATCGAGCGCAAGGTGCGTTCACTCAAGATCAAGGACATGCAGGCGCGCGGCGAGACCGTGCAGCCCGGCAGCGTGGTCGTCAAGCCGGAGGAATACGCGGCATTGCTGACGCGGGTCTACAAGGACGAATCATTCACCAAGCCGCGCAACGTGATCGGCATGCAAAAGAGCGTGCCGGTCGAGGAAATGGAAAAGCTGATGATCGCCAATACCGCCATCAACGAGAACGACCTGATCGCGCTCGGCGACCGCCGCGCGCAGGCGGTCAAGGACTGGCTGCTGAAAGCCGGACATGTCGCACCCGAGCGCGTGTTCGTCAGCGCGACCAAATCCGCTGCCGTCGAGGCAAGGGAGCACGACAAGAGCAAGGACAAGGGCGCGTCGCCGCTGCACGGGGTGAATTTCGCGCTGAAGTGA